The following proteins are encoded in a genomic region of Blastopirellula marina:
- a CDS encoding HAAS signaling domain-containing protein, translated as MAELASKQVQDYLDALRTALKLTPQQSSDIVEEVRDDLFDHVRRLVNRGRDEPTAVAEALADLGPAEELACRIRTEVPPWNGALLQTLRCLLTAALVLLVMWIAWQTRANAFGFSWIRAFGLMATVLPIILIVWPGIVWRKNWMFSAVPAGCVLAMVILVLTLGMPNHSTQIIDPEAPRNVPAMDNQNTLTIVAYLPLVLFAGLSLYLLVMMQRWHQQWIVISFGLLLLVAIEVPYAWEEREYSQRLEAMKTYLAATHQQQGIYPTEQQLIDHPNTNRFRYRVASDGNSYSLFWRRPLSHGYELAYSTDRDAIWIVD; from the coding sequence ATGGCTGAGCTTGCCTCGAAACAGGTACAAGACTATCTCGATGCACTACGAACAGCCCTGAAGCTGACACCACAGCAATCGTCAGACATTGTCGAAGAAGTCCGTGACGATTTGTTCGATCATGTTCGCCGTTTGGTCAATCGTGGTCGAGACGAGCCAACTGCGGTTGCCGAAGCCTTGGCCGACCTAGGTCCGGCTGAAGAACTTGCTTGCCGAATTAGGACAGAGGTTCCTCCCTGGAATGGTGCATTGTTACAAACATTGCGCTGCCTTCTAACCGCTGCTCTCGTCTTACTCGTAATGTGGATTGCCTGGCAGACACGCGCTAACGCCTTCGGTTTTTCGTGGATACGAGCCTTTGGCCTGATGGCTACCGTGCTACCGATCATCCTGATTGTCTGGCCAGGAATCGTGTGGCGCAAGAATTGGATGTTTAGTGCCGTTCCCGCTGGTTGCGTTCTGGCAATGGTCATTCTGGTACTAACCCTGGGAATGCCAAACCATTCAACGCAAATCATTGACCCCGAAGCGCCGCGTAATGTACCAGCGATGGACAATCAAAACACCCTGACGATCGTTGCCTACCTACCACTTGTTCTTTTTGCTGGCTTGTCCCTTTATCTGCTTGTTATGATGCAGCGGTGGCATCAACAATGGATTGTGATCAGTTTTGGATTGCTCCTCCTGGTCGCCATTGAAGTCCCCTATGCTTGGGAGGAAAGGGAGTACTCTCAGCGATTGGAGGCAATGAAAACTTATCTTGCTGCGACACACCAACAACAAGGCATCTATCCAACAGAGCAGCAACTGATCGACCATCCTAATACCAACCGGTTTCGTTATCGCGTTGCTTCAGATGGCAACAGCTATAGCCTGTTTTGGAGACGTCCGCTAAGTCACGGATATGAATTGGCGTACAGCACCGACCGAGATGCTATCTGGATCGTTGACTGA
- a CDS encoding thioredoxin domain-containing protein, whose amino-acid sequence MKIFACLIPFLAIFAAASALAQEAPTKNRLRLETSAYLQMHAENPVDWYPWGEEALAKAKMENKPIFVSIGYASCHWCHVMEKESFSDPKIAEFLNEHFVCVKVDREERPDVDAVYMLAVQVMSRSGGWPLNVFLTPEGKPFFGTTYLPPEDREVELPDNQGVGLVPGFLTLAKRIAQVWETQPQQLTDAGDAITRALKQVMGRPLLPPDLAEHDSILRTFDEQLEDEFDPRFGGFDFDEGNADIPKFPQPSYLKYLERRQAAGDAAAGNMLKLTLEKMAAGGIHDQIAGGFHRYSTDRHWKIPHFEKMLYDNAQLLPIYATASKTFSEPKFADVARDIADFILADMTGPDGQFYSALDADSDGEEGAYYRFTSEELQNELTVDQLRLAEQAFGMTGDPNFDEKYYVPQFHGAAETDKLDQLKTALLILRKKRNPPFLDKKVITSWNGLMITGLARAGESLNEPRYIEAAAKAADHLLRTACSEEGRLRRTPDTKSEHPGAYVDDYAMFIEGLLALHEATDEQRWLDEAVKLQATQQAHFADETGGGYFFTPDDNSNLIVRGKLFSDSALPSGNAVSVSNLKTLAKLVPEEAKKYNSLAEKTLEASAQLLNTQPNSTARMAAELIRPE is encoded by the coding sequence ATGAAAATATTCGCTTGCCTGATTCCTTTCTTGGCAATATTCGCCGCCGCTTCCGCCCTTGCTCAAGAGGCACCCACTAAGAACCGTTTGCGGTTAGAGACGAGTGCCTATTTGCAAATGCATGCCGAGAATCCGGTCGATTGGTATCCGTGGGGCGAAGAGGCCCTGGCCAAAGCGAAGATGGAGAACAAGCCGATTTTCGTTTCCATCGGTTACGCCAGTTGTCATTGGTGTCACGTAATGGAAAAAGAGAGCTTCTCAGATCCGAAGATCGCTGAGTTTCTCAACGAGCACTTCGTGTGTGTTAAGGTGGATCGCGAAGAACGTCCGGATGTCGATGCCGTTTACATGCTGGCCGTTCAAGTCATGTCTCGTAGTGGCGGATGGCCACTCAATGTTTTTCTCACGCCTGAGGGAAAACCATTCTTTGGAACGACCTATCTTCCACCGGAAGACCGCGAAGTCGAATTACCCGACAATCAGGGAGTCGGCCTGGTGCCCGGATTTTTGACGCTCGCTAAGCGAATCGCGCAGGTGTGGGAAACACAGCCGCAGCAACTAACGGACGCCGGCGACGCGATCACCCGCGCGCTGAAGCAAGTCATGGGACGCCCGTTGCTTCCGCCTGACTTGGCTGAGCACGATTCGATTCTGCGGACCTTTGACGAACAGCTTGAGGACGAATTCGATCCACGTTTCGGTGGGTTCGACTTCGACGAAGGTAATGCCGACATTCCCAAGTTTCCGCAGCCTTCCTACTTGAAGTATCTTGAGCGACGACAAGCAGCTGGCGATGCGGCAGCAGGTAACATGTTGAAGTTAACGCTCGAAAAGATGGCCGCTGGTGGGATTCATGATCAAATCGCGGGCGGCTTCCATCGCTACAGCACTGATCGACATTGGAAGATCCCCCACTTCGAGAAAATGCTTTACGACAACGCTCAGCTGTTACCTATCTACGCGACCGCCTCGAAGACATTCAGCGAGCCGAAGTTCGCAGACGTTGCCCGCGACATCGCAGACTTCATACTTGCGGACATGACCGGTCCAGACGGGCAGTTCTACAGCGCGCTTGATGCAGACTCGGATGGCGAAGAAGGGGCTTACTATCGCTTTACTTCGGAAGAACTGCAGAACGAGTTGACTGTCGATCAGTTGCGTCTGGCAGAACAGGCGTTCGGCATGACCGGCGACCCTAACTTTGACGAGAAGTATTATGTCCCGCAGTTCCACGGTGCCGCAGAGACCGACAAGCTCGATCAGTTGAAGACCGCCTTGCTCATCCTTCGCAAGAAGCGAAATCCACCATTCCTGGATAAGAAGGTGATCACTAGTTGGAACGGGCTCATGATCACAGGGCTGGCCAGGGCAGGGGAGAGCCTCAACGAACCTCGCTACATCGAAGCCGCTGCGAAGGCTGCCGACCATTTGCTAAGAACGGCCTGCTCGGAGGAAGGACGTCTGCGCCGCACACCCGACACCAAGTCCGAACATCCAGGAGCCTACGTCGATGACTATGCCATGTTCATTGAAGGGCTACTGGCCCTTCACGAAGCAACTGATGAGCAGCGTTGGCTTGACGAGGCAGTGAAATTGCAGGCGACCCAACAAGCGCACTTCGCCGATGAGACAGGCGGAGGGTATTTCTTCACCCCGGACGACAACTCGAACTTGATTGTCCGAGGCAAACTATTTTCAGATAGTGCTCTGCCGTCTGGAAACGCCGTCTCCGTCAGTAATTTGAAAACACTCGCCAAGCTAGTTCCCGAAGAAGCAAAGAAGTATAACTCTCTGGCCGAGAAGACGCTTGAAGCCAGCGCTCAGTTGCTCAACACGCAGCCCAATAGCACAGCCCGTATGGCGGCCGAGTTGATTCGTCCTGAATGA
- a CDS encoding serine hydrolase domain-containing protein, with translation MLAPPWTLGRTVVALLCVAVASPAFAQEGRRKPPALEGVNKAVTKHIEDKDVAGAVTLVIEDGKLVHLSGLGNANLKTEKPMRPGAMFAIASMTKPITATALMTLVEDGKVGLDDPVSKYIPEFADVTFEGNTLDKPITIRQCLTHTAGLGGSQRVVGSLESTAKELAERPLRYEPGTKWEYSPGLNVVGRVIEVASGKPYGEFLQERIFDPLKMNTTTFHPNEKQQARIATLYAKNKDSGELTEAESWIGNFDTDPYPNPSAGLYSTARDLAKFYGMMLNGGFLGDAKILSRDSVKELTKLQTGDIETGFTPGNGWGLGYCVVQEPQGVSAALSPGSFGHGGAFGTQSWGDPEKKRAYILLVQRSNFPNSDASDLRKDFQDAAAAELNK, from the coding sequence ATGCTTGCTCCCCCCTGGACACTTGGACGCACTGTTGTGGCACTGCTCTGCGTGGCGGTTGCTTCCCCTGCATTTGCTCAGGAAGGTCGCCGGAAGCCGCCAGCGCTCGAAGGCGTCAACAAGGCGGTCACGAAGCACATCGAAGACAAAGATGTCGCCGGAGCTGTCACCCTGGTGATCGAAGACGGCAAGCTCGTGCACCTGAGCGGGCTTGGCAACGCCAATCTCAAAACCGAGAAGCCAATGCGGCCGGGAGCGATGTTCGCTATCGCTTCGATGACCAAGCCAATCACAGCTACGGCGCTGATGACCCTTGTCGAAGACGGCAAAGTAGGTCTCGACGATCCCGTTTCAAAATACATCCCCGAGTTTGCCGACGTAACGTTTGAAGGTAACACACTCGACAAGCCAATCACCATCCGCCAGTGTCTCACGCACACCGCTGGACTTGGTGGTAGCCAACGTGTGGTCGGATCTCTTGAAAGCACCGCGAAAGAACTTGCAGAACGTCCGCTGCGTTACGAGCCAGGGACCAAATGGGAATACAGCCCTGGTTTAAACGTCGTGGGACGGGTGATCGAAGTCGCTTCCGGAAAGCCATACGGTGAATTTCTTCAAGAGCGAATCTTCGACCCTTTGAAGATGAATACGACTACGTTCCATCCAAACGAAAAACAGCAAGCACGTATCGCCACGCTTTACGCGAAGAACAAAGACTCCGGTGAACTGACCGAAGCAGAAAGTTGGATCGGCAACTTCGACACCGATCCATATCCGAATCCGAGTGCAGGACTTTACTCGACGGCCCGAGATCTCGCAAAGTTCTATGGCATGATGCTCAACGGCGGTTTCCTGGGAGACGCCAAGATCCTAAGTCGTGATTCGGTAAAGGAACTGACCAAACTGCAAACCGGTGACATCGAAACAGGCTTCACCCCCGGCAACGGTTGGGGACTTGGATACTGCGTGGTGCAAGAACCCCAGGGTGTGTCGGCGGCACTAAGCCCCGGAAGTTTTGGCCATGGAGGTGCCTTTGGCACACAAAGCTGGGGCGATCCTGAAAAGAAGCGGGCCTACATCTTACTGGTCCAACGATCGAACTTTCCCAACAGCGACGCGAGCGACTTGCGAAAAGATTTCCAAGATGCCGCCGCCGCTGAACTGAATAAGTAG
- a CDS encoding DUF1559 domain-containing protein, whose product MSSRKGFTLVELLVVIAIIGVLIALLLPAVQQAREAARRMSCFNNLKQLGLALHNYHDTFGTFPSGYIATNSDHRTPLATGDPGWGWAALILPQMEQGNLADSIDFRLSILNVSNQAARETLIQAYSCPSDRSPEVFHIHDENENELTELASANYVGCFGTTELDECEGLASGVKCQGTGLLDHNGRYGMRDVIDGTSNTLMVGERASPLYSDHVELSTWVGAVSGGEEAAVRILGIADHPPNSQYHQHDDDDHGHEHQHLDDFGSRHPAGTNFVFADGSVHLITETIDVAVYQSLATRAGREMISGDAY is encoded by the coding sequence ATGTCTTCGCGCAAAGGTTTTACCCTCGTCGAACTATTGGTGGTGATTGCCATCATCGGTGTTCTGATTGCTCTGCTTCTGCCTGCCGTACAACAAGCTCGCGAAGCAGCACGACGGATGTCCTGTTTCAATAACTTAAAGCAGCTTGGCTTAGCTCTACATAACTACCACGATACGTTCGGAACGTTCCCCAGCGGCTACATCGCAACCAATAGCGATCATCGCACGCCGCTGGCCACCGGCGATCCTGGCTGGGGATGGGCCGCGTTGATCTTGCCCCAGATGGAGCAGGGCAACCTGGCGGACTCCATCGACTTTCGTCTCAGCATCTTAAACGTTTCAAATCAGGCCGCACGCGAAACGCTTATTCAAGCCTACTCCTGCCCAAGCGATCGCTCGCCGGAAGTCTTTCACATTCATGATGAAAACGAGAACGAACTGACTGAGCTTGCTTCGGCAAATTACGTCGGCTGTTTCGGCACCACGGAACTCGACGAATGCGAAGGTCTCGCATCAGGCGTGAAGTGTCAGGGTACCGGTTTGCTCGATCACAATGGCCGCTACGGCATGCGAGACGTGATCGACGGGACGAGCAATACTTTGATGGTCGGCGAACGAGCGTCACCGCTTTACAGCGACCATGTGGAACTGAGTACTTGGGTTGGTGCTGTTAGTGGTGGGGAGGAAGCGGCCGTTCGTATTTTAGGAATCGCCGATCATCCGCCGAATAGCCAGTACCACCAACACGATGACGACGACCATGGCCACGAACACCAACACTTGGACGACTTCGGAAGCCGACATCCAGCGGGTACCAACTTCGTCTTCGCCGATGGCTCGGTCCATCTCATCACCGAGACAATCGACGTGGCTGTTTACCAGTCTCTAGCCACCCGTGCCGGTCGTGAGATGATTTCAGGCGACGCTTACTAA
- a CDS encoding DUF3307 domain-containing protein — MLYVMLIHWVADFLCQSRWMAENKSSHLGALSAHVGTYTAVLGVCCLPLLGFFPGVEFAVANGVLHFVVDFITSRITSYFYKRQNMHAFFATVGFDQYLHFVCLWMTFYYFYAG; from the coding sequence ATGCTCTATGTGATGCTCATCCACTGGGTTGCCGACTTTCTCTGCCAAAGCCGGTGGATGGCCGAGAATAAAAGCTCGCACCTTGGGGCACTCTCGGCGCATGTTGGCACCTATACGGCGGTTCTTGGTGTTTGCTGCTTGCCCCTGCTCGGTTTCTTTCCCGGGGTCGAATTTGCCGTGGCCAACGGCGTACTGCACTTTGTGGTCGATTTTATTACCAGCCGTATCACGTCGTACTTTTACAAGCGGCAGAACATGCATGCCTTCTTCGCGACCGTGGGCTTCGATCAGTATCTGCACTTCGTGTGCTTGTGGATGACGTTCTATTACTTCTACGCTGGATGA
- a CDS encoding PadR family transcriptional regulator, which yields MPQTSFSSDLMRSCADLVILTLLNKTPMHGYDILVSMGDMGDGQFRFKQGTLYPLLYRLERAGWIEAQWQEPPEGKKRKVYHITKDGRRVLKERTQQWHRFTGSVNAILQECSHG from the coding sequence ATGCCGCAGACTTCATTCTCTTCCGACTTGATGCGGAGCTGCGCCGATTTGGTGATTTTGACGCTGCTCAACAAGACTCCCATGCATGGATATGACATTCTCGTGTCGATGGGTGACATGGGCGACGGGCAATTTCGTTTCAAGCAGGGCACGCTCTATCCGCTGTTGTACCGTTTAGAGCGTGCAGGCTGGATCGAAGCGCAGTGGCAAGAGCCGCCCGAAGGAAAGAAACGCAAGGTCTATCACATCACCAAGGATGGCAGACGCGTCTTGAAGGAGCGGACACAACAGTGGCATCGGTTTACCGGTTCCGTTAATGCAATATTGCAGGAGTGTTCCCATGGCTGA